The following coding sequences lie in one Komagataeibacter sucrofermentans DSM 15973 genomic window:
- a CDS encoding homoserine O-acetyltransferase — protein sequence MDNAIPATSLSHQSVTFAEGLPLDCGFHLAPVDVAYRTYGTLSPARDNAIVVCHALTGDQYVADPHPLTGKPGWWSRMVGPGLPIDTDRFFVICCNVLGGCMGTTGPRSPRVLPDGMQEPWGTDFPPITIRDMVRAQKLLVDHMGITRLLAVVGGSMGGMQVLEWAATYPECVFAAMPIATSPFHSAQNIAFNEVSRQAIFADPQWHGGRYWECGEIPARGLAVARMMAHITYLSEAALTRKFGRRVRHEPGKGGAGAPGSLFGEMFEVESYLRHQGSTFVRRFDANSYLTITRAMDYFDLGAEHDGDMSHPFAGTRTRFCIVSFSSDWLFPTSQSRLLARALNRVAANVSFVEIESDKGHDAFLLDEPDFDRTIRGFLCGAAEHAGIA from the coding sequence ATGGACAACGCCATTCCCGCCACCAGCCTGTCGCACCAGAGCGTAACCTTTGCCGAGGGCCTGCCGCTTGACTGTGGCTTCCATCTCGCACCCGTTGACGTGGCGTACCGCACCTATGGCACGCTCTCGCCCGCGCGCGATAACGCCATCGTGGTGTGTCATGCGCTGACGGGCGACCAGTACGTGGCCGACCCGCATCCGCTCACCGGCAAGCCCGGCTGGTGGAGCCGCATGGTCGGGCCCGGCCTGCCGATCGATACCGACCGCTTCTTTGTCATCTGCTGCAACGTGCTTGGCGGCTGCATGGGCACGACCGGGCCGCGCAGCCCGCGCGTGCTGCCCGATGGCATGCAGGAGCCGTGGGGCACGGATTTTCCCCCCATCACCATCCGCGACATGGTGCGTGCGCAGAAGCTGCTCGTTGACCATATGGGCATTACCCGCCTGCTGGCCGTGGTTGGTGGCTCGATGGGCGGCATGCAGGTGCTCGAATGGGCCGCCACCTACCCCGAATGTGTGTTCGCGGCCATGCCCATTGCCACGTCGCCGTTCCATTCCGCCCAGAACATCGCGTTCAACGAGGTCAGCCGTCAGGCCATCTTCGCTGACCCGCAATGGCATGGCGGGCGGTACTGGGAATGTGGAGAGATCCCGGCGCGCGGGCTGGCGGTGGCGCGGATGATGGCGCACATCACCTATCTTTCCGAGGCCGCGCTGACCCGCAAGTTCGGCCGCCGCGTGCGCCATGAGCCGGGTAAGGGCGGGGCAGGGGCGCCGGGCTCGCTGTTTGGCGAGATGTTCGAGGTGGAAAGCTACCTGCGCCACCAGGGCTCGACCTTCGTGCGGCGGTTTGATGCCAATTCCTACCTCACCATCACCCGCGCCATGGATTATTTCGACCTCGGCGCCGAGCATGATGGCGATATGTCGCACCCGTTTGCGGGCACGCGCACGCGGTTTTGCATCGTATCGTTTTCATCCGACTGGCTGTTCCCCACCTCGCAGTCGCGGCTACTGGCGCGCGCGCTGAACCGGGTGGCGGCCAACGTGTCGTTTGTCGAGATCGAGAGCGACAAGGGCCATGATGCCTTTTTGCTTGATGAGCCGGATTTTGACCGTACCATCCGTGGTTTCCTGTGTGGAGCCGCCGAACATGCCGGGATTGCCTGA
- a CDS encoding DEAD/DEAH box helicase, with translation MTTTFADLHLAEPLLRALDEEGYATPTPIQAGAIPYLLEGRDLLGLAQTGTGKTAAFALPILDRLFREKGRAHPKGARALVLAPTRELASQIGESFASYARHMRFSHAVVFGGVGQGRQIEALRRGVDVLVAAPGRLLDLMGQGHVDLSGLEVLVLDEADRMLDMGFVRDIRKIVAALPTDRQTLLFSATMPKTISDLAHGLLRDPATVQVTPPSSTVDRIRQAVMFVDTGNKREALKLLVDSPKVERAVVFTLMKHEANKVATFLNEHGITAEAIHGNKSQGARERAMSGFRSGNVKVLVATDIAARGIDVDDVTHVFNYDLPNVPESYVHRIGRTARAGREGWAVSLCDAEQRAWLRDIEKNIGKKIPVVSEHPYHSETAENSTMRPPVLGGGGRGRGGGGGRPGGGRPGGGGRPAGGGRPPAGGRGGRPGGNRSGGGGRRAV, from the coding sequence ATGACAACGACGTTTGCCGATCTTCATCTTGCAGAGCCCCTGCTGCGGGCACTGGACGAGGAAGGCTACGCCACGCCCACCCCCATCCAGGCCGGCGCCATTCCCTACCTGCTGGAAGGGCGCGACCTGCTGGGTCTGGCCCAGACCGGCACGGGCAAGACCGCGGCCTTCGCGCTGCCCATCCTTGACCGTCTTTTCCGCGAGAAGGGCCGTGCCCACCCCAAGGGCGCGCGCGCCCTGGTGCTGGCCCCCACGCGCGAGCTGGCCTCCCAGATCGGGGAAAGCTTTGCATCCTATGCCCGCCACATGCGCTTCAGCCACGCTGTCGTGTTCGGTGGCGTGGGGCAGGGCCGCCAGATCGAGGCGCTGCGTCGTGGCGTGGACGTGCTCGTGGCCGCCCCCGGCCGCCTGCTTGACCTGATGGGTCAGGGCCATGTCGATCTGTCCGGCCTTGAAGTGCTGGTGCTTGATGAAGCCGACCGCATGCTCGACATGGGCTTCGTGCGCGATATCCGCAAGATTGTCGCAGCCCTGCCCACCGACCGCCAGACCCTGCTGTTCTCGGCCACCATGCCCAAGACCATATCGGACCTGGCGCACGGCCTGCTGCGCGACCCGGCCACGGTGCAGGTCACCCCGCCGTCCAGCACGGTGGACCGCATCCGTCAGGCCGTGATGTTTGTCGATACCGGCAACAAGCGCGAGGCGCTGAAGCTGCTGGTGGACTCGCCCAAGGTCGAGCGCGCCGTGGTGTTCACGCTGATGAAGCATGAGGCCAACAAGGTCGCGACCTTCCTCAACGAGCACGGCATCACCGCCGAGGCCATTCACGGCAACAAGTCGCAGGGTGCGCGTGAGCGCGCCATGTCAGGCTTCCGTTCGGGCAATGTGAAGGTGCTGGTGGCGACCGATATCGCGGCCCGCGGCATTGACGTGGATGACGTGACCCACGTGTTCAACTACGACCTGCCCAACGTGCCCGAGAGCTATGTGCACCGCATCGGGCGTACGGCGCGCGCGGGGCGTGAAGGCTGGGCGGTCTCGCTGTGCGATGCCGAGCAGCGCGCCTGGCTGCGTGATATTGAAAAGAATATCGGCAAGAAGATCCCCGTGGTGTCCGAGCATCCGTACCATTCGGAAACCGCCGAGAACTCGACCATGCGCCCGCCCGTGCTCGGTGGCGGCGGTCGTGGTCGTGGCGGCGGCGGTGGCCGCCCCGGTGGTGGTCGCCCCGGTGGCGGCGGTCGTCCTGCCGGTGGCGGTCGCCCGCCCGCCGGTGGCCGGGGTGGTCGCCCCGGTGGCAACCGCTCCGGTGGCGGTGGCCGCCGCGCAGTCTGA
- the metW gene encoding methionine biosynthesis protein MetW, producing the protein MRLDQRLIAGMIRPRTRVLDVGSGDGALLDYLFRNSGCDARGIEIDMKEVTRSVAHGLPVMHGDADHDLAHYPDNAFDYVVLQRTLQAVERPREVLRQMLRIGRYAIVSFPNFGHWRLRLQLLTRGRMPMTSVWSRPWYDTPNIHPCTILDFLTLCRDEGYGVQQWMAVDEDGERAPWRRSIRLANLFGEQALFLLRRKDGPRP; encoded by the coding sequence ATGCGCCTTGACCAGCGACTCATCGCCGGCATGATCCGCCCCCGCACCCGCGTGCTCGACGTGGGCAGCGGCGATGGCGCGCTGCTCGACTACCTGTTCCGCAATAGCGGCTGCGACGCGCGTGGCATCGAGATCGACATGAAGGAAGTGACCCGCTCGGTCGCCCACGGCCTGCCGGTCATGCATGGCGATGCGGATCATGACCTGGCCCATTACCCCGATAACGCCTTTGACTACGTGGTGCTGCAGCGCACGCTCCAGGCCGTCGAGCGCCCGCGCGAGGTGCTGCGCCAGATGTTGCGCATCGGGCGGTATGCCATCGTCTCCTTCCCCAATTTTGGCCACTGGCGGCTGCGCCTGCAACTGCTCACGCGCGGGCGCATGCCCATGACCAGCGTGTGGAGCAGGCCGTGGTACGACACACCCAATATCCACCCATGCACCATTCTCGACTTTTTGACGCTGTGCCGAGACGAGGGTTATGGTGTGCAGCAATGGATGGCCGTTGATGAAGACGGCGAGCGCGCACCGTGGCGGCGCTCGATCCGGCTGGCCAACCTGTTTGGCGAACAGGCGCTGTTCCTGCTGCGGCGCAAGGACGGCCCACGCCCCTGA
- a CDS encoding nitroreductase family protein translates to MDTLAAIRTRRAIRAYDPDHRISDAELRSLLSAARMAPSAFNVQHCRFVVVKDPALRRELRKVAWDQPHVTDASVLIVLCADRDAWKEDPARYFNGAPDAVRQQMAAKITSYYEGREWVQQDETMRSCGLAAQTLMLAATAMGYQSCPMDGFDYEAVGKLINLPPNHVVAMFVVIGRGTQEARARVGKLPDSEVILTDRFPPR, encoded by the coding sequence ATGGACACACTCGCAGCCATTCGCACCCGGCGCGCCATCCGCGCCTATGACCCCGACCACCGGATCAGCGATGCCGAGTTGCGCAGCCTGCTCTCGGCGGCCCGCATGGCGCCCTCGGCGTTCAATGTCCAGCACTGCCGGTTCGTGGTGGTGAAAGACCCGGCCCTGCGGCGTGAACTGCGCAAGGTGGCGTGGGACCAGCCGCACGTGACCGACGCCTCGGTGCTGATCGTGCTGTGCGCCGACCGCGATGCGTGGAAGGAAGACCCCGCCCGCTACTTCAATGGCGCGCCCGATGCGGTCAGGCAGCAGATGGCAGCGAAGATCACCAGCTATTACGAAGGCCGCGAATGGGTGCAGCAGGACGAGACCATGCGCAGCTGCGGCCTTGCCGCCCAGACGCTCATGCTCGCCGCCACCGCCATGGGCTACCAGTCCTGCCCGATGGATGGCTTTGATTATGAGGCCGTGGGCAAACTGATCAACCTGCCGCCCAACCATGTGGTGGCGATGTTCGTGGTGATCGGCAGGGGCACGCAGGAGGCGCGCGCCCGTGTGGGCAAGCTGCCTGACAGCGAAGTCATCCTGACCGACCGCTTTCCCCCGCGCTGA